In a genomic window of Quercus lobata isolate SW786 chromosome 4, ValleyOak3.0 Primary Assembly, whole genome shotgun sequence:
- the LOC115988056 gene encoding protein NRT1/ PTR FAMILY 5.10-like isoform X3 has protein sequence MLPSISTSNYVGKYRVTLASSELQVNLFFISLYLVAVGQGGHKPCVQAFGADQFDGEDPVECRAKSSFFNWWYFGLCAGCSVAMLILTYVQENLSWGLGYGIPCVAMVIALGVFFLGTRTYRYSVKEVKSPFVRIGQVFVTAIKNRRAKPSEIAIEEEACRTLPQHNSEQFKFLNRALQGKVCTISDVEEAKAVLRLIPIWATSLGYAIVFAQTSTFFTKQGATLDRAIFRGFEIPAASLQFFIGLAIVFFIPVYDRIFVPIARAITTKPFGITLLQRIGTGMLLSIICMVVAALVEIKRLKTAKEYGLVNMPDVTIPMSVWWLLPQYVLSGIADVFTIVGLQEFFYDQVPSELRSVGLALYLSILGVGNFLSSFLVSVIEEVTGGDGKDSWFADNLNRAHLDYFYWLLAGISAVAFTAYLYFAKSYIYNRPSTI, from the exons ATGCTTCCTTCTATCAGTACCTCTAATTACGTGGGCAAATACAGAGTTACATTAGCTTCTTCCGAGCTCCAAGTGAATTTATTCTTCATCTCTCTATATCTAGTAGCAGTTGGGCAAGGTGGACACAAGCCTTGCGTTCAAGCTTTTGGAGCTGATCAGTTTGATGGAGAAGATCCGGTGGAATGCCGAGCCAAAAGCTCATTCTTCAATTGGTGGTATTTTGGATTATGTGCAGGTTGTTCTGTGGCAATGTTGATCCTAACCTATGTACAAGAAAACCTTAGTTGGGGTCTAGGATATGGAATCCCGTGTGTTGCGATGGTCATTGCCTTAGGTGTCTTTTTTCTTGGTACTAGAACTTATCGATATAGTGTCAAAGAGGTGAAAAGCCCATTTGTGAGAATCGGTCAAGTGTTTGTTACCGCAATTAAGAATCGGCGGGCTAAACCATCAGAAATAGCTATTGAAGAGGAAGCTTGCAGAACCTTGCCGCAGCATAACTCTGAACAATTCAA GTTCCTTAACAGAGCCTTGCAAGGCAAGGTATGTACTATTAGTGATGTTGAAGAAGCAAAGGCCGTTCTTAGACTTATTCCAATTTGGGCTACGAGCTTAGGTTATGCTATTGTGTTTGCACAAACCTCAACTTTCTTTACCAAGCAAGGGGCTACTCTTGATAGAGCAATTTTTCGTGGCTTTGAGATACCAGCTGCTTCACTACAATTCTTTATCGGCCTAGCCATTGTTTTCTTCATTCCTGTATATGATCGTATTTTTGTTCCTATAGCAAGAGCTATCACCACTAAACCTTTTGGAATCACACTGCTACAGAGAATTGGAACTGGGATGCTTTTATCTATCATTTGCATGGTAGTTGCAGCTCTAGTTGAAATAAAAAGGCTCAAAACTGCTAAAGAATATGGGTTGGTTAATATGCCAGATGTGACTATTCCAATGAGTGTGTGGTGGCTTCTTCCTCAATATGTTTTGTCTGGAATTGCTGATGTTTTCACCATTGTTGGGCTACAAGAATTCTTCTATGATCAGGTCCCAAGTGAATTAAGAAGTGTTGGTCTTGCCCTCTATCTTAGTATTTTGGGGGTCGGGAATTTTTTAAGCAGCTTTCTTGTCTCTGTCATTGAGGAGGTGACTGGCGGGGATGGAAAAGATAGTTGGTTTGCTGATAATCTTAATAGGGCACATCTTGACTATTTTTATTGGCTACTTGCTGGAATTAGTGCAGTTGCATTTACTGCCTACTTGTATTTTGCAAAATCTTATATTTATAATAGGCCAAgtacaatttaa
- the LOC115988056 gene encoding protein NRT1/ PTR FAMILY 5.10-like isoform X2: MSIETPLLLDTVANAVVDYKGRRVLRSNSGGWRSACFIIGVEVAERFAYYGISCNLVMYLTEQLGQSTATAAENVNTWSGTASLLPLLGAFVADSYLGRYCTIIIASCIYILGLGLLTLSAMLPSISTSNYVGKYRVTLASSELQVNLFFISLYLVAVGQGGHKPCVQAFGADQFDGEDPVECRAKSSFFNWWYFGLCAGCSVAMLILTYVQENLSWGLGYGIPCVAMVIALGVFFLGTRTYRYSVKEVKSPFVRIGQVFVTAIKNRRAKPSEIAIEEEACRTLPQHNSEQFKALQGKVCTISDVEEAKAVLRLIPIWATSLGYAIVFAQTSTFFTKQGATLDRAIFRGFEIPAASLQFFIGLAIVFFIPVYDRIFVPIARAITTKPFGITLLQRIGTGMLLSIICMVVAALVEIKRLKTAKEYGLVNMPDVTIPMSVWWLLPQYVLSGIADVFTIVGLQEFFYDQVPSELRSVGLALYLSILGVGNFLSSFLVSVIEEVTGGDGKDSWFADNLNRAHLDYFYWLLAGISAVAFTAYLYFAKSYIYNRPSTI, encoded by the exons ATGTCCATTGAAACGCCACTGCTATTAGACACAGTTGCAAATGCCGTCGTTGACTACAAAGGCCGGCGAGTCCTCAGATCCAATTCCGGAGGTTGGAGGTCTGCATGTTTCATCATAG GTGTGGAAGTGGCGGAGAGGTTTGCATATTATGGGATTAGCTGCAACCTGGTCATGTACTTGACTGAGCAGCTGGGGCAATCAACAGCCACTGCAGCCGAGAATGTCAACACTTGGTCAGGGACGGCATCGTTGCTTCCTCTTTTAGGAGCATTCGTAGCTGATTCTTATCTGGGGCGTTACTGCACTATTATTATTGCTTCTTGCATTTACATTCTG GGACTAGGCTTGCTGACTCTGTCAGCTATGCTTCCTTCTATCAGTACCTCTAATTACGTGGGCAAATACAGAGTTACATTAGCTTCTTCCGAGCTCCAAGTGAATTTATTCTTCATCTCTCTATATCTAGTAGCAGTTGGGCAAGGTGGACACAAGCCTTGCGTTCAAGCTTTTGGAGCTGATCAGTTTGATGGAGAAGATCCGGTGGAATGCCGAGCCAAAAGCTCATTCTTCAATTGGTGGTATTTTGGATTATGTGCAGGTTGTTCTGTGGCAATGTTGATCCTAACCTATGTACAAGAAAACCTTAGTTGGGGTCTAGGATATGGAATCCCGTGTGTTGCGATGGTCATTGCCTTAGGTGTCTTTTTTCTTGGTACTAGAACTTATCGATATAGTGTCAAAGAGGTGAAAAGCCCATTTGTGAGAATCGGTCAAGTGTTTGTTACCGCAATTAAGAATCGGCGGGCTAAACCATCAGAAATAGCTATTGAAGAGGAAGCTTGCAGAACCTTGCCGCAGCATAACTCTGAACAATTCAA AGCCTTGCAAGGCAAGGTATGTACTATTAGTGATGTTGAAGAAGCAAAGGCCGTTCTTAGACTTATTCCAATTTGGGCTACGAGCTTAGGTTATGCTATTGTGTTTGCACAAACCTCAACTTTCTTTACCAAGCAAGGGGCTACTCTTGATAGAGCAATTTTTCGTGGCTTTGAGATACCAGCTGCTTCACTACAATTCTTTATCGGCCTAGCCATTGTTTTCTTCATTCCTGTATATGATCGTATTTTTGTTCCTATAGCAAGAGCTATCACCACTAAACCTTTTGGAATCACACTGCTACAGAGAATTGGAACTGGGATGCTTTTATCTATCATTTGCATGGTAGTTGCAGCTCTAGTTGAAATAAAAAGGCTCAAAACTGCTAAAGAATATGGGTTGGTTAATATGCCAGATGTGACTATTCCAATGAGTGTGTGGTGGCTTCTTCCTCAATATGTTTTGTCTGGAATTGCTGATGTTTTCACCATTGTTGGGCTACAAGAATTCTTCTATGATCAGGTCCCAAGTGAATTAAGAAGTGTTGGTCTTGCCCTCTATCTTAGTATTTTGGGGGTCGGGAATTTTTTAAGCAGCTTTCTTGTCTCTGTCATTGAGGAGGTGACTGGCGGGGATGGAAAAGATAGTTGGTTTGCTGATAATCTTAATAGGGCACATCTTGACTATTTTTATTGGCTACTTGCTGGAATTAGTGCAGTTGCATTTACTGCCTACTTGTATTTTGCAAAATCTTATATTTATAATAGGCCAAgtacaatttaa
- the LOC115988056 gene encoding protein NRT1/ PTR FAMILY 5.10-like isoform X1: MSIETPLLLDTVANAVVDYKGRRVLRSNSGGWRSACFIIGVEVAERFAYYGISCNLVMYLTEQLGQSTATAAENVNTWSGTASLLPLLGAFVADSYLGRYCTIIIASCIYILGLGLLTLSAMLPSISTSNYVGKYRVTLASSELQVNLFFISLYLVAVGQGGHKPCVQAFGADQFDGEDPVECRAKSSFFNWWYFGLCAGCSVAMLILTYVQENLSWGLGYGIPCVAMVIALGVFFLGTRTYRYSVKEVKSPFVRIGQVFVTAIKNRRAKPSEIAIEEEACRTLPQHNSEQFKFLNRALQGKVCTISDVEEAKAVLRLIPIWATSLGYAIVFAQTSTFFTKQGATLDRAIFRGFEIPAASLQFFIGLAIVFFIPVYDRIFVPIARAITTKPFGITLLQRIGTGMLLSIICMVVAALVEIKRLKTAKEYGLVNMPDVTIPMSVWWLLPQYVLSGIADVFTIVGLQEFFYDQVPSELRSVGLALYLSILGVGNFLSSFLVSVIEEVTGGDGKDSWFADNLNRAHLDYFYWLLAGISAVAFTAYLYFAKSYIYNRPSTI; this comes from the exons ATGTCCATTGAAACGCCACTGCTATTAGACACAGTTGCAAATGCCGTCGTTGACTACAAAGGCCGGCGAGTCCTCAGATCCAATTCCGGAGGTTGGAGGTCTGCATGTTTCATCATAG GTGTGGAAGTGGCGGAGAGGTTTGCATATTATGGGATTAGCTGCAACCTGGTCATGTACTTGACTGAGCAGCTGGGGCAATCAACAGCCACTGCAGCCGAGAATGTCAACACTTGGTCAGGGACGGCATCGTTGCTTCCTCTTTTAGGAGCATTCGTAGCTGATTCTTATCTGGGGCGTTACTGCACTATTATTATTGCTTCTTGCATTTACATTCTG GGACTAGGCTTGCTGACTCTGTCAGCTATGCTTCCTTCTATCAGTACCTCTAATTACGTGGGCAAATACAGAGTTACATTAGCTTCTTCCGAGCTCCAAGTGAATTTATTCTTCATCTCTCTATATCTAGTAGCAGTTGGGCAAGGTGGACACAAGCCTTGCGTTCAAGCTTTTGGAGCTGATCAGTTTGATGGAGAAGATCCGGTGGAATGCCGAGCCAAAAGCTCATTCTTCAATTGGTGGTATTTTGGATTATGTGCAGGTTGTTCTGTGGCAATGTTGATCCTAACCTATGTACAAGAAAACCTTAGTTGGGGTCTAGGATATGGAATCCCGTGTGTTGCGATGGTCATTGCCTTAGGTGTCTTTTTTCTTGGTACTAGAACTTATCGATATAGTGTCAAAGAGGTGAAAAGCCCATTTGTGAGAATCGGTCAAGTGTTTGTTACCGCAATTAAGAATCGGCGGGCTAAACCATCAGAAATAGCTATTGAAGAGGAAGCTTGCAGAACCTTGCCGCAGCATAACTCTGAACAATTCAA GTTCCTTAACAGAGCCTTGCAAGGCAAGGTATGTACTATTAGTGATGTTGAAGAAGCAAAGGCCGTTCTTAGACTTATTCCAATTTGGGCTACGAGCTTAGGTTATGCTATTGTGTTTGCACAAACCTCAACTTTCTTTACCAAGCAAGGGGCTACTCTTGATAGAGCAATTTTTCGTGGCTTTGAGATACCAGCTGCTTCACTACAATTCTTTATCGGCCTAGCCATTGTTTTCTTCATTCCTGTATATGATCGTATTTTTGTTCCTATAGCAAGAGCTATCACCACTAAACCTTTTGGAATCACACTGCTACAGAGAATTGGAACTGGGATGCTTTTATCTATCATTTGCATGGTAGTTGCAGCTCTAGTTGAAATAAAAAGGCTCAAAACTGCTAAAGAATATGGGTTGGTTAATATGCCAGATGTGACTATTCCAATGAGTGTGTGGTGGCTTCTTCCTCAATATGTTTTGTCTGGAATTGCTGATGTTTTCACCATTGTTGGGCTACAAGAATTCTTCTATGATCAGGTCCCAAGTGAATTAAGAAGTGTTGGTCTTGCCCTCTATCTTAGTATTTTGGGGGTCGGGAATTTTTTAAGCAGCTTTCTTGTCTCTGTCATTGAGGAGGTGACTGGCGGGGATGGAAAAGATAGTTGGTTTGCTGATAATCTTAATAGGGCACATCTTGACTATTTTTATTGGCTACTTGCTGGAATTAGTGCAGTTGCATTTACTGCCTACTTGTATTTTGCAAAATCTTATATTTATAATAGGCCAAgtacaatttaa
- the LOC115985285 gene encoding F-box/kelch-repeat protein At3g06240-like, which translates to MPLNLGSTNRSICTVALDRTFDTISEGRIPYIFSSNFAQIVGSCNGLLCIADYGNVRDIYLWNPSLRKFKKLPHPCLSRPSFALLRFAYHSQNNDYKVVRISSSPLSLHEIEVYTCLDSWRRVGFNLKPDLKFFDKDHFLPTPLVSGALHWMAVMREGEENHKDKNMIMSFDVNSEVFGKLALPHVSIDADNLHRCLASFKGKLAFITSGHGEQIGFRHSIWVMRECGVVESWNKLFVVPFPQQTDCIAFTEYGSLLTFCFIHSSPLEMQKYKLLLIDA; encoded by the coding sequence ATGCCGCTCAATCTTGGTAGTACTAACAGGTCAATCTGTACGGTTGCTTTGGACCGCACGTTTGATACGATTTCTGAGGGAAGAAttccttatattttttcttccaACTTTGCCCAAATAGTGGGTTCCTGCAATGGCTTATTGTGTATCGCTGATTATGgaaatgttagagatatatatttgTGGAACCCCAGccttagaaaattcaagaagTTGCCTCATCCTTGCTTATCAAGGCCAAGCTTTGCTTTACTCAGATTTGCTTATCATTCCCAGAATAATGACTACAAGGTTGTCAGGATTTCATCTTCCCCTTTGTCTCTACATGAGATTGAGGTGTACACATGTTTGGATTCATGGAGAAGGGTTGGATTCAACTTGAAACCCGATCTTAAGTTCTTTGATAAAGATCATTTTTTGCCAACCCCATTGGTTAGTGGAGCTTTACACTGGATGGCAGTTatgagagaaggagaagaaaatcacaaggataaaaatatgattatgtCATTCGATGTCAATAGTGAGGTTTTCGGAAAGCTAGCACTGCCTCATGTTTCTATCGATGCCGACAACCTTCATAGATGTCTTGCATCATTCAAGGGGAAATTGGCTTTCATTACATCTGGACACGGTGAACAAATTGGCTTTCGGCACTCCATATGGGTGATGAGGGAGTGTGGTGTGGTTGAGTCTTGGAATAAACTTTTTGTTGTACCATTTCCCCAACAAACTGATTGCATTGCCTTTACCGAGTATGGTTCACTTCTGACTTTTTGCTTCATCCACAGCAGTCCACTAGAGATGCAGAAATACAAATTGCTTTTGATTGATGCCTAA